The following coding sequences are from one Panicum hallii strain FIL2 chromosome 5, PHallii_v3.1, whole genome shotgun sequence window:
- the LOC112895659 gene encoding loricrin-like, whose product MLVLLPAPPPARCVLQPRKAPILPSQVSSYSLSLFLPPLDLSPAAEGTADSARARHVYIYAMGAGKAGPLLYTSSPSSSCRPPPPGFVLGVSEGRSIRVGIWTDGMGHHEPFGRLVGLVFVLVALCGGIEHRRAEAADGASRHRMLTTISVSKPSYPTVTTPMSASADPDSAPGSPSPTFPSLAAGNGGGDAGGIGGGAGAGTGGGGGGAGTGGGGAGGGGGGAGTGGGGAGGGGGGAGTGGGGGGGGGGGTWCVASQSANPTALQVALDYACGYGADCSPIQQGGSCFNPDTVHDHASYAFNSYYQKNPAPTSCDFGGTATITNTDPSSGSCQYPSSSGGAQTMMPPPSPTTLPPTVPMTPTPTTPDTTTPTTGTPVYGLSPPDYGSMSPPGYGSTSPPDYNDVGAAATTGQGRAALALLCVLVATVSLHASK is encoded by the exons ATGTTAGTGCTGCTGCCCGCACCACCCCCGGCCCGTTGCGTGCTCCAACCCCGCAAAGCTCCAATCCTCCCCTCCCAAGTTTCCTCTTATTCCTTGTCCCTCTTTCTCCCCCCGCTCGATCTCTCCCCTGCCGCAGAAGGAACCGCCGATtcggcgcgcgcgcgccatgTTTATATATACGCCATGGGCGCAGGCAAAGCAGGGCCCCTACTTTACACCTCTTCTCCGTCGAGTAGCtgtcgtccgccgccgcccggtttTGTCTTGGGGGTTTCGGAGGGAAGATCGATCAGGGTTGGGATTTGGACAGACGGCATGGGTCATCATGAGCCGTTCGGTCGCTTGGTGGGCTTGGTTTTTGTCCTTGTTGCACTCTGCGGTG GAATAGAGCACAGGAGAGCAGAGGCTGCCGACGGAGCGTCGCGGCACAGGATGCTCACCACGATCTCGGTGTCGAAGCCGTCCTACCCCACGGTCACCACGCCTATGTCGGCCTCCGCCGACCCGGACTCGGCTCCGGGCAGTCCGTCCCCAACGTTCCCATCGTTGGCAGCCGGGAACGGCGGTGGCGATGCCGGCGGCATCGGGGGCGGTGCCGGAGCCGGAaccggtggcggcggtggaggggccggtacaggtggcggcggtgccggtggcggcggtggaggggccGGTACCGGTGGCGGCGGtgccggtggcggcggtggaggggccggtaccggtggcggcggcggcggcggcggcggtggcgggacgTGGTGCGTGGCGAGCCAGAGCGCGAACCCGACCGCGCTGCAGGTGGCGCTGGACTACGCCTGCGGCTACGGCGCCGACTGCTCCCCGATCCAGCAAGGCGGGAGCTGCTTCAACCCCGACACCGTGCACGACCACGCGTCCTACGCCTTCAACAGCTACTACCAGAAGAACCCCGCCCCCACCAGCTGCGACTTCGGCGGCACGGCCACCATCACCAACACCGATCCCA GTTCAGGGTCGTGCCAATATCCATCATCAAG CGGCGGCGCTCAGACCATGATGCCCCCGCCGTCCCCGACGACCCTGCCGCCGACGGTCCCGATGACCCCGACGCCAACCACGCCGGACACCACCACCCCGACCACCGGCACCCCCGTCTACGGACTGTCCCCACCCGACTACGGCTCGATGTCCCCTCCCGGCTACGGATCAACGTCTCCCCCGGACTACAACGACGTCGGCGCCGCCGCGACGACGGGGCAGGGTAGGGCGGCGCTGGCGCTCCTGTGCGTCCTGGTCGCGACGGTATCTCTGCACGCCTCCAAATGA
- the LOC112892459 gene encoding uncharacterized protein LOC112892459, which translates to MASSDAGGAAPRLAWRVVRAAKLLVLAVGVYGCFLQLPCAAASASAVLRVAASLSAQQYLFLVGNAIVIVLFAHFRRDDEAPSFSPGAFFSRWWPSEADAQDRYLPFPGAQLVPPPSPTTEAGEEEVFVDKKAVHVTTVRAKPPRRSRSEKASGGESGRVRAAAPELRRRESENGRQQQQAEAEAEAAQVEWAMHDPEAFQLWIDAFILKQQQDFLREESAASAATAAGKKGAPVAAGPVVAVK; encoded by the coding sequence ATGGCCTCCTCCGACGCCGGGGGCGCGGCGCCCCGCCTGGCGTGGCGCGTCGTGCGGGCGGCGAAGCTCCTGGTCCTGGCCGTGGGCGTCTACGGCTGCTTCCTGCAActcccgtgcgccgccgcgtcgGCGTCCGCCGTCCTCCGCGTCGCCGCCTCCCTCTCGGCCCAGCAGTACCTCTTCCTGGTCGGCAACGCCATCGTGATCGTCCTCTTCGCGCACTTCCGCCGCGACGACGAGGCCCCCTCGTTCTCGCCCGGGGCCTTCTTCAGCCGGTGGTGGCCCTCCGAGGCCGACGCGCAGGACCGGTACCTCCCGTTCCCGGGCGCGCAGctggtgccgccgccgtcgccgaccaccgaggcgggggaggaggaggtgtTCGTGGACAAGAAGGCGGTGCACGTGACGACGGTGCGCGCCAAGCCCCCGCGGCGGAGCAGGTCGGAGAAGGCCAGCGGCGGCGAGTCGGGCAGGGTGCGGGCCGCGGCTccggagctgcggcggcgggagtCGGAGaacgggcggcagcagcagcaggcggagGCTGAGGCTGAGGCGGCGCAGGTGGAGTGGGCGATGCACGACCCAGAGGCGTTCCAGCTTTGGATCGATGCGTTCATCCTGAAGCAGCAGCAGGACTTCCTGCGCGAGGagtccgccgcctccgccgccaccgccgccgggaAGAAAGGCGCGCCGGTGGCCGCCGGACCCGTGGTGGCGGTGAAGTGA
- the LOC112895550 gene encoding probable receptor-like protein kinase At2g42960 — MGSGDLSSEMKRTVLGLTLWVWIAIGVVALLVAILLMICIWVASRRRTKRTMDNLRQTQIPIYSKEIPVDRVGGRSLAQTMHEREQPSFPPQEKYANRNTAGATLGHLALSKSSDHDNMSQGSSVCNVDRAASVHSGEDGSSGPRRKPNSPAAFVSASPLVGLPEFSHLGWGHWFTQRDLELATNRFSKENVLGEGGYGVVYRGRLVNGTEVAIKKIFNNMGQAEKEFRVEVEAIGHVRHKNLVRLLGYCVEGVNRMLVYEFVNNGNLEQWLHGAMRQRGAFTWENRMKVVTGTAKALAYLHEAIEPKVVHRDIKSSNILIDDEFNGKVSDFGLAKLLGSDKSHITTRVMGTFGYVAPEYANTGMLNEKSDVYSFGVLLLETVTGRGPVDYSRSSNEVNLVEWLKTMVASRRAEEVADPTLEVRPSIRSLKRALLVALRCVDPDSEKRPKMGQVVRMLESEEVPYREDRRNRRSRTGSMDIESIAEGSNSAEFGKKVERTGSATSDRSQP; from the exons ATGGGGTCCGGCGATTTGAGCTCGGAGATGAAGAGGACGGTTCTTGGCCTCACGCTCTGGGTCTGGATTGCCATCGGCGTTGTCGCCCTTCTCGTGGCCATCCTGCTGATGATCTGCATTTGGGTTGCCTCGCGCCGGAGGACCAAGAGAACCATGGACAACCTGAGGCAGACGCAGATCCCCATCTACTCCAAGGAGATCCCCGTCGACCGGGTCGGCGGCCGCAGCCTCGCGCAGACAATGCACGAGCGCGAGCAGCCGAGCTTCCCGCCGCAGGAAAAGTACGCGAACCGGAACACGGCCGGGGCGACGCTGGGACACCTGGCGCTCAGCAAGTCCTCAGATCACGATAACATGAGCCAAGGGAGCTCGGTTTGCAATGTCGACCGTGCCGCCAGCGTGCACTCCGGCGAGGATGGGAGCTCGGGGCCACGGAGGAAGCCCAATTCGCCGGCGGCGTTTGTGTCTGCGTCGCCTCTGGTCGGCCTTCCTGAATTCTCTCATCTTGGCTGGGGTCACTGGTTTACTCAGCGTGACCTTGAGCTTGCTACCAACCGTTTCTCCAAGGAGAATGTGCTGGGAGAGGGTGGCTATGGAGTTGTGTACCGTGGGCGTCTGGTGAACGGTACTGAAGTTGCCATCAAAAAGATCTTTAACAACAT GGGGCAGGCAGAGAAGGAATTCAGAGTAGAGGTTGAGGCTATTGGCCATGTCCGACATAAGAATTTGGTTCGGCTGTTGGGATACTGTGTTGAGGGTGTAAACAG GATGTTGGTGTATGAGTTTGTGAACAATGGTAACTTAGAGCAGTGGCTTCATGGAGCTATGCGTCAGCGTGGTGCTTTTACCTGGGAAAATCGCATGAAGGTTGTAACAGGCACTGCAAAAGC GCTTGCTTACCTTCATGAAGCTATAGAACCAAAAGTTGTACACCGAGATATTAAATCAAGCAATATATTGATTGATGATGAATTCAATGGCAAGGTCTCTGACTTTGGATTGGCTAAGCTTTTGGGTTCAGATAAAAGCCACATTACTACTAGAGTGATGGGAACATTTGG ATATGTTGCACCAGAATATGCTAATACTGGGATGTTAAATGAAAAGAGCGATGTCTATAGTTTCGGCGTTCTCTTGTTGGAAACTGTGACAGGAAGGGGTCCTGTTGACTACAGCCGATCTTCCAATGAG GTCAATCTTGTTGAATGGCTCAAAACAATGGTGGCCAGTCGAAGGGCAGAGGAAGTGGCTGATCCAACCTTAGAAGTTAGACCATCTATTAGGTCTCTGAAGCGGGCTCTTTTAGTGGCACTAAGGTGCGTTGATCCTGACTCTGAAAAGAGACCCAAGATGGGTCAGGTTGTCAGGATGCTTGAGTCTGAAGAAGTTCCGTACCGGGAG gaCCGGAGAAACCGGAGGAGTCGCACTGGAAGCATGGATATTGAGTCTATTGCAGAGGGTTCAAACTCCGCCGAGTTTGGAAAGAAGGTAGAGAGGACTGGCAGCGCAACATCAGACCGATCTCAACCTTGA
- the LOC112893685 gene encoding aspartic proteinase oryzasin-1-like, which translates to MMGHRAWGAICILLSVLSASTVLASSNTDGLIRIRLKKRSIMESIYGELLPKTSTLESQAAAAREVGDPVRAAIAQAREREHQMLVEAAALERRRQYYWSYGGGRGNGSSLRGGVQSELVPLKNFLNAQYFGQIGVGCPPQNFTVVFDTGSANLWVPSAKCYFSLACFFHPKYESSLSSTYRPNGTPASIHYGTGAIAGFYSQDQVTVGNLVVQNQEFIEATHEPGFTFLLAKFDGILGLGFQEISVEGSVPVWYNMVSQRLVEEPVFSFWLNRNPIEGDGGEIVFGGADPQHYKGDHTYTRVTRKGYWQFEMGDFLIGGKSTGICVDGCAAIADSGTSLIAGPLVAIAQIHEQIGAAGVVNHECKQVVAGYGQQMLELLKAQTPPAQVCSKIGLCTFDGKHGVSAGIESEAGSVDGMSDAICNACEMIVFWMQSELNLNKTNEGTLEYVDRLCGNMPDPVGSHVDCRRVHSLQTVAFSIGGRAFELRPEQYILKVGEGFMAHCISGFTALDIPPPIGPLWILGDVFMGAYHTIFDYGKMRVGFADSA; encoded by the exons ATGATGGGGCATCGAGCATGGGGGGCGATCTGCATCCTTCTCTCTGTGCTCTCTGCGTCGACGGTGCTCGCATCATCGAACACCGATGGCCTAATCCGTATCCGGCTGAAGAAGAGGTCGATAATGGAGAGCATCTACGGCGAGCTTCTGCCCAAGACCAGCACGCTGGAGAGCCAAGCCGCGGCAGCGAGAGAGGTCGGTGATCCGGTGCGGGCAGCCATCGCGCAAGCTCGTGAGCGGGAGCACCAGATGCTAGTAGAGGCTGCGGCATTGGAGCGGAGACGCCAGTACTACTGGAGTTACGGCGGAGGCAGGGGGAACGGTAGCAGTTTGCGTGGCGGCGTTCAGTCCGAACTTGTTCCGCTGAAGAACTTCTTGAACGCCCAGTACTTTGGGCAGATTGGGGTTGGCTGCCCGCCACAGAACTTCACTGTCGTCTTCGACACCGGGAGCGCCAACCTTTGGGTCCCTTCCGCCAAGTGTTATTTCTCG CTTGCATGTTTcttccatcccaagtatgaatCAAGTCTGTCCAGCACTTACAGACCGAATG GAACACCGGCTTCTATTCACTACGGAACAGGAGCAATTGCTGGTTTTTACAGCCAAGATCAGGTCACGGTTGGCAATCTAGTAGTTCAAAATCAG GAATTCATCGAAGCTACTCATGAGCCTGGTTTCACCTTTTTATTAGCAAAATTTGATGGCATCCTAGGGCTAGGATTTCAGGAAATTTCAGTTGAAGGTTCGGTCCCAGTATG GTACAACATGGTGAGCCAAAGACTGGTGGAAGAACCTGTTTTCTCCTTCTGGTTAAACCGAAACCCAATCGAAGGGGACGGAGGTGAAATTGTGTTTGGAGGTGCTGATCCCCAACATTACAAAGGCGACCATACATACACCAGAGTTACTCGGAAAGGTTATTGGCAG TTTGAAATGGGTGACTTCCTTATTGGTGGGAAGAGCACTG GAATTTGTGTGGATGGTTGTGCGGCCATTGCGGATTCAGGGACTTCGTTGATTGCTGGTCCTCTG GTTGCCATTGCCCAGATTCATGAACAAATTGGAGCTGCTGGAGTGGTGAACCATGAGTGCAAACAAGTTGTTGCTGGGTATGGGCAACAGATGCTAGAGCTGCTGAAAGCTCAG ACACCACCAGCCCAAGTATGTTCCAAGATTGGGCTTTGCACATTCGATGGAAAACATGGAGTCAG CGCTGGTATTGAGAGTGAAGCAGGATCTGTAGATGGCATGTCTGATGCTATATGCAATGCATGTGAGATGATAGTCTTCTGGATGCAAAGCGAGCTCAACCTGAACAAGACCAACGAGGGCACGCTGGAGTATGTCGACAGG CTCTGCGGCAACATGCCTGATCCTGTGGGATCACATGTGGATTGCAGACGCGTCCACTCCCTACAAACTGTAGCGTTCAGCATCGGTGGAAGAGCGTTTGAGCTCCGGCCTGAGCAG TACATTCTCAAGGTAGGCGAAGGATTCATGGCACACTGCATAAGCGGGTTCACGGCTCTGGACATTCCCCCTCCAATAGGCCCTCTCTG GATACTGGGTGACGTCTTCATGGGAGCCTACCACACCATCTTCGACTACGGCAAAATGAGGGTCGGGTTCGCGGATTCCGCATGA
- the LOC112894714 gene encoding uncharacterized protein LOC112894714: protein MAGGSASKVREWMRKRMAPRRKAAGIGDSGSSGDHQSAPASPGRKLLAGAVPSALRWRKPRGNALAALFRWATYHLLWLVESVVVVAQLVFFFVRFGFRL from the coding sequence ATGGCGGGCGGGAGCGCGAGCAAGGTGCGGGAGTGGATGCGGAAGCGCATGGCGCCGAGGAGGAAGGCGGCCGGCATCGGCGACAGCGGTAGCAGCGGCGATCATCAGTCTGCGCCGGCGTCGCCGGGGCGGAAGCTCCTGGCGGGCGCGGTCCCGTCGGCGCTGCGGTGGAGGAAGCCACGCGGGAACGCGCTGGCGGCGCTGTTCCGGTGGGCGACGTACCACCTGCTGTGGCTGGTGGAGTCCGTCGTGGTGGTGGCGCAGCTGGTGTTCTTCTTCGTGCGCTTCGGGTTCAGGCTCTGA